A genome region from bacterium includes the following:
- a CDS encoding diguanylate cyclase, giving the protein MPNHLDLAWELIFGVSRLIAARLDEQLRVVEASRGFAEAAGVAPDALAGRGLFEFLPDLPADIAGRVKTARALDRQVTAFRAHKETIRLMAVVARTDDGAIFFAERTSAASPGAGEANAGESEELRGRIAYLDALVARVRREQLFTSSTGLYTRAMLDRVVDAEIARSIRTGRPFAVVMAGVDRAQALDQLAGEDARSKVVTVVARAMAAKKRVFDQMGHLSPSELYIIQPENDLGGANEFCERIRKSMDGNIVKIAGRDFPISLSFGCGFFHPTANHYRDRAELLSQVEAALFTAASSGGNRTVRAPGAGALAAELERLRGR; this is encoded by the coding sequence GTGCCAAACCACCTGGACCTCGCGTGGGAACTCATCTTCGGCGTGTCGCGTCTGATCGCGGCGCGGCTCGACGAGCAGTTGCGCGTCGTCGAGGCGTCGCGCGGGTTCGCGGAAGCCGCCGGCGTGGCGCCGGATGCGCTCGCCGGGCGCGGACTTTTCGAGTTTCTTCCCGATCTGCCCGCGGATATCGCCGGCCGCGTGAAAACGGCGCGCGCGCTCGATCGCCAGGTCACGGCGTTCCGCGCGCACAAGGAAACGATCCGCCTGATGGCCGTCGTCGCGCGCACGGACGATGGCGCGATTTTTTTCGCCGAGCGCACTTCCGCCGCAAGCCCCGGCGCCGGCGAGGCGAACGCGGGCGAGTCCGAGGAGCTTCGCGGGCGCATCGCGTATCTCGACGCGCTGGTGGCCCGGGTGCGCCGCGAGCAATTGTTCACGTCATCGACCGGCCTCTACACGCGCGCGATGCTCGACCGCGTCGTCGACGCGGAGATCGCGCGTTCGATCCGCACGGGCCGGCCGTTCGCGGTCGTGATGGCGGGCGTCGACCGCGCGCAGGCGCTCGATCAGCTCGCCGGCGAGGACGCGCGCTCGAAGGTCGTCACCGTCGTCGCGCGCGCGATGGCGGCGAAAAAGCGCGTGTTCGACCAGATGGGCCACCTGTCGCCAAGCGAGCTCTACATCATCCAGCCCGAAAACGACCTGGGCGGCGCGAACGAATTTTGCGAGCGCATTCGCAAGTCGATGGACGGCAACATCGTCAAGATCGCGGGGCGCGATTTTCCGATATCGCTTTCGTTCGGCTGCGGATTTTTTCACCCGACGGCCAACCACTACCGCGACCGCGCCGAGCTGCTCTCGCAGGTCGAGGCGGCGCTTTTCACGGCGGCGTCCTCCGGCGGAAATCGCACCGTGCGCGCCCCGGGCGCCGGCGCGCTCGCGGCGGAGTTGGAGCGCCTGCGCGGGCGGTAA
- a CDS encoding glycine C-acetyltransferase, translated as MPDKFRFIDEETKRLADEGLLIRLRTMESAPDGWMVVDGRRVLNFCTNNYLGLANDARLKRAAKDGIDRFGVGPAAVRSIAGTQTLHVELERKLAAFKGVEDALFVQSGFCANQAVIPALVGKEDAIFSDALNHASIIDGARLSRAKVIVFDHADPADFDRKAKEHAANFRRTMLISDGVFSMDGDIAPLPEYYEVAERHGCVTMVDDAHGEGVLGGGRGIVHHFGLAGKIDVEVGTLSKAFGVVGGVVAGSKRIVDFLRQKARPFLFSSATTPADTAACSAAVDILAESSDLVDRLWANADDLKDGLRALGFDLGKTATPIVPIMLGDAKLAQRFSARLFEEGLFAMAIGFPTVPPGLARIRVMNTAAHTREDLDRAIAIFAKVGRELGVIA; from the coding sequence ATGCCCGACAAATTCCGGTTCATCGATGAAGAGACGAAGCGCCTTGCGGACGAAGGCCTTCTCATCCGCCTGCGCACGATGGAATCCGCGCCCGACGGATGGATGGTCGTCGACGGCCGGCGCGTGCTGAACTTCTGCACGAACAACTATCTCGGTCTCGCCAACGACGCGCGGCTCAAGCGCGCCGCGAAGGACGGAATCGACCGATTCGGCGTCGGCCCCGCGGCCGTGCGTTCCATCGCCGGGACGCAGACGCTGCACGTCGAACTCGAGCGCAAGCTCGCCGCGTTCAAGGGCGTGGAGGACGCGTTATTCGTGCAATCCGGATTCTGCGCGAACCAGGCCGTCATCCCGGCGCTCGTGGGCAAGGAAGACGCCATTTTCTCCGACGCGCTGAACCACGCTTCGATCATCGACGGCGCGCGCCTCTCGCGCGCGAAGGTCATCGTTTTCGACCACGCCGATCCCGCGGATTTCGATCGCAAGGCCAAAGAGCACGCCGCGAACTTTCGCCGCACGATGTTGATTTCCGATGGCGTGTTTTCGATGGACGGCGATATCGCGCCGCTGCCCGAATATTACGAGGTGGCCGAGCGCCACGGCTGCGTGACGATGGTGGACGACGCGCACGGCGAGGGCGTGCTCGGCGGCGGGCGCGGCATCGTGCATCACTTCGGGCTTGCCGGAAAAATCGACGTGGAGGTCGGCACGCTCTCCAAGGCGTTCGGCGTCGTCGGCGGCGTCGTGGCGGGCAGCAAGCGTATCGTCGATTTTCTGCGGCAGAAGGCGCGGCCGTTTTTATTCTCGTCCGCGACGACGCCCGCGGATACGGCGGCGTGCTCCGCGGCGGTCGATATCCTCGCGGAGTCGAGCGATCTCGTGGATCGTTTGTGGGCGAACGCGGATGATCTGAAAGACGGTCTGCGCGCGCTCGGATTCGACCTCGGCAAGACGGCCACGCCCATCGTTCCGATCATGCTCGGCGACGCAAAACTCGCGCAGAGATTTTCGGCGCGCCTCTTCGAGGAAGGCCTGTTCGCGATGGCGATCGGATTTCCCACCGTACCGCCGGGCTTGGCGCGCATCCGCGTCATGAACACCGCCGCCCACACGCGCGAGGACCTCGACCGGGCCATCGCGATTTTTGCGAAGGTCGGGCGGGAGCTGGGGGTGATCGCGTAG
- a CDS encoding type II toxin-antitoxin system HicA family toxin, which translates to MKRAELIRRLKKMGWYYARTKGSHEIYDHPNSTRPIPISFHGKEVKERMAANILKQAKDNLLPSNGKNGKDH; encoded by the coding sequence GTGAAACGCGCGGAGCTGATTCGGCGTTTGAAGAAGATGGGGTGGTATTACGCGCGAACGAAGGGTTCGCACGAAATATACGACCATCCGAACTCCACCCGTCCAATTCCCATATCGTTTCACGGCAAGGAAGTGAAGGAGCGCATGGCCGCGAACATTCTCAAACAGGCGAAGGACAATTTGCTGCCAAGCAATGGCAAAAACGGGAAGGATCATTGA